One Aegilops tauschii subsp. strangulata cultivar AL8/78 chromosome 7, Aet v6.0, whole genome shotgun sequence genomic window carries:
- the LOC141027271 gene encoding uncharacterized protein: protein MVAAKISNEPTFCIKKMRLEHTCPTHSDKTRISSRWLGNKVLETIRSDPNTTLPAIVDKAKRQFGLEVPRMMAWRAKKKAKDIVLGDHKKQYRRLRDYLETMELTNPGSRPFIGLDVCFIKLTSGAQILPATGRDANNNMYPIAFGVVGVEDTPNWSWFLTQPKYALGGSEEGKFGKYTFMSDRQKRAGFRGEDLKRCMDAAAYAYTEHDFILAMDSMKAECIAAWEWMSRIPPKAWSRHAMDTNCKTDLVVNNFSEVFNKYILDVRNNPIVTMINGIKDKFLVRFH from the exons ATGGTAGCAGCAAAGATAAGCAATGAGCCCACTTTCTGCATTAAGAAGATGAGGTTGGAGCACACTTGTCCCACCCACTCTGATAAGACTAGGATTAGCTCAAGGTGGCTTGGCAACAAAGTGCTTGAAACTATCAGATCAGATCCCAACACTACTCTACCTGCTATTGTTGACAAGGCAAAGAGGCAGTTTGGGCTTGAGGTTCCTAGGATGATGGCATGGAGAGCTAAGAAGAAAGCAAAGGATATTGTGCTTGGAGATCACAAGAAGCAGTATAGGAGGCTGAGAGATTATTTGGAGACTATGGAGCTTACAAATCCTGGATCTAG GCCATTCATAGGTCTAGATGTCTGCTTCATCAAATTGACAAGTGGTGCACAGATACTACCAGCTACTGGAAGGGATGCAAACAACAATATGTACCCCATTGCCTTTGGAGTGGTTGGAGTTGAAGATACACCCAACTGGTCCTGGTTCTTAACACAACCCAAGTATGCTCTAGGAGGAAGTGAAGAGGGAAAATTTGGAAAGTACACATTCATGTCTGATAGACAGAAG AGAGCAGGATTCAGAGGAGAGGATTTGAAGAGATGCATGGATGCAGCTGCCTATGCTTACACTGAACATGACTTTATTTTGGCAATGGATAGCATGAAGGCTGAGTGCATTGCTGCTTGGGAGTGGATGTCAAGAATTCCTCCTAAAGCTTGGTCTAGGCATGCAATGGATACTAATTGCAAAACTGACCTGGTGGTTAATAACTTTAGTGAAGTTTTTAATAAGTACATTCTAGATGTAAGGAACAATCCAATTGTCACTATGATCAATGGGATCAAGGACAAGTTTCTAGTGAGGTTCCACTAG